One region of Wyeomyia smithii strain HCP4-BCI-WySm-NY-G18 chromosome 3, ASM2978416v1, whole genome shotgun sequence genomic DNA includes:
- the LOC129733081 gene encoding probable methylcrotonoyl-CoA carboxylase beta chain, mitochondrial, translating into MLSKSRFLAPGWSQCQLIRYTLRALHISEANVLTTDVNRQSAEYKENHSQMNELVGELKSITDQVLSGGGPEAIKRHTSKGKLLARDRINRLVDPGSPFLELSTLAGYEMYGKDVVNSAGIVTGVGRIQGVDCVIVANDATVKGGTYYPITVKKHLRAQEIAQENNLPCVYLVDSGGANLPRQADVFPDKMHFGRIFFNQANMSAAGIPQIAVVMGSCTAGGAYVPAMADESIIVKKQGTIFLAGPPLVKAATGEVVSAEDLGGADLHCRTSGVTDHYAVDDEHALYLARQVVQNLNRPSGYDEKAGYSSKAMMSHDGLSFLPEAEVPRYDAEELYGIVGANLTKSFDVREVIARIFDGSRFTEFKKFYGETIVCGFARLYGQLVGVVGNNGVLFSESALKGAHFIQLCAQKKIPLIFLQNITGFMVGRDAEAGGIAKNGAKMVTAVACANVPKLTLIIGGSYGAGNYGMCGRAYSPRFLYMWPNSRISVMGGSQAAGVLAQITEEQYRRSGKEWTTAIGDKIKAPIIQQFEAEGSPYYSTARLWDDGIIDPIDTRKVLGLSLQAALNKPIGETKFGVFRM; encoded by the exons ATGCTTTCGAAGTCACGCTTTCTTGCGCCAGGATGGTCGCAGTGCCAGCTGATACGATATACACTCCGGGCGTTGCACATTTCCGAAGCAAACGTTCTAACTACCGATGTGAATCGACAATCTGCTGAGTATAAG GAAAACCATTCACAAATGAACGAATTGGTTGGTGAACTTAAATCCATCACCGACCAAGTGCTGAGCGGAGGAGGACCAGAAGCAATCAAACGGCATACTAGCAAAGGAAAGCTGCTTGCTCGGGATCGTATAAATAGATTAGTGGATCCAGGTTCTCCCTTCCTGGAACTGAGCACATTAGCCGGTTACGAGATGTATGGAAAAGATGTGGTCAATTCAGCAGGAATTGTCACTGGTGTCGGACGGATTCAGGGTGTAGACTGTGTTATTGTAGCCAATGACGCAACAGTTAAGGGAGGCACCTACTACCCGATCACCGTGAAAAAACATCTACGGGCTCAGGAAATTGCACAAGAGAATAATCTTCCCTGCGTCTATCTGGTTGATTCCGGCGGTGCTAACTTACCGCGACAGGCGGATGTATTTCCGGATAAAATGCATTTCGGGCGTATTTTCTTCAATCAGGCTAACATGTCAGCGGCTGGAATTCCGCAAATTGCCGTCGTAATGGGATCGTGTACTGCTGGTGGTGCGTACGTCCCGGCCATGGCGGATGAAAGCATTATCGTGAAAAAGCAAGGCACAATTTTCCTAGCAGGACCACCTTTAGTTAAGGCAGCCACTGGAGAAGTTGTATCAGCGGAGGACTTGGGAGGAGCAGATTTGCACTGCCGAACGTCTGGTGTTACAGACCACTACGCTGTTGATGACGAACATGCGCTCTATCTGGCCAGACAGGTTGTGCAAAACTTGAACCGACCGAGTGGATACGACGAAAAAGCTGGATATTCTTCGAAAGCAATG ATGAGTCACGATGGGTTGAGTTTCCTGCCGGAAGCGGAAGTGCCTCGTTATGATGCAGAGGAGTTGTACGGAATCGTTGGAGCGAATTTGACTAAATCTTTTGACGTACGAGAAGTAATAGCTCGAATTTTTGACGGAAGCCGTTTTACGGAGTTCAAAAAGTTTTACGGAGAAACGATCGTGTGCGGTTTCGCACGGCTCTACGGTCAATTGGTCGGAGTGGTCGGGAATAACGGCGTGTTGTTTTCCGAAAGTGCACTCAAGGGTGCTCATTTCATACAACTGTGCGCGCAGAAGAAAATTCCACTGATATTTTTGCAGAATATCACCGGTTTTATGGTGGGTAGAGATGCCGAAGCTGGAGGAATAGCGAAAAATGGTGCTAAGATGGTGACAGCTGTGGCATGTGCCAATGTTCCCAAGCTGACATTGATCATTGGTGGATCGTACGGTGCGGGAAATTACGGCATGTGTGGCCGGGCCTATTCACCACGATTTTTGTATATGTGGCCGAACAGTCGCATTTCGGTTATGGGCGGTTCGCAGGCAGCCGGTGTGCTGGCACAAATCACCGAGGAACAGTACAGGCGTTCCGGGAAAGAATGGACAACCGCTATCGGAGACAAGATAAAAGCACCGATAATTCAACAGTTCGAAGCGGAAGGATCTCCATATTACAGTACGGCTCGATTGTGGGACGACGGAATTATCGATCCCATAGACACTAGAAAAGTACTTGGCTTGAGTTTGCAGGCGGCGCTCAATAAGCCTATTGGCGAAACCAAATTCGGAGTGTTTCGTATGTAG
- the LOC129733083 gene encoding zinc finger protein 664-like, with the protein MSPYLLMPECCRCCMVEESEMFHVFDLLDEFEKKISNLIASYGEVLILEHDVFSKSICGKCLNDVANAARFHERCLKTENILQTSKMDIKEIVSLEERNQLKSDITQHSSDLKSKDSLEDDFSDQVKNEPVWVPDATTTTSSKEHLSPERIEPIASSHVSVGATIATGSVTMDAACDDRPHKCGFCSKGFVAANDLKRHTRIHTGDKPHKCQTCGKAFIASSQLTRHVRIHTGERPSKCSLCDKVFICGSDLTKHEKRVHTNVRPHVCDVCGKGFTEKSHLANHMHTHTGDRPFKCDTCGEGFTENCKLTKHKRIHANVRQYKCDTCGKDFLEKGDLKKHTRIHTGERPYICDICGKGFSESSHLLRHRRTHTNDRPHKCDLCIKTFLVGKGLAKHKLVHLEKPFSCPVCAKAYSDSDQLTRHLTMHSLE; encoded by the exons atgtCCCCCTATTTGTTAATGCCAGAGTGTTGCCGATGCTGTATGGTGGAAGAAAGTGAAATGTTTCATGTGTTCGATCTTTTGGACGAATTCGAAAAGAAGATTAGTAACTTGATTGCCAGCTACGGGGAAGTTTTG ATTTTAGAACATGATGTTTTTTCGAAAAGCATTTGCGGTAAATGTTTAAATGATGTAGCCAATGCAGCGCGTTTCCATGAACGATGCCTGAAGACGGAAAATATTTTACAGACCTCTAAAATGGATATCAAAGAAATCGTAAGTTTAGAGGAGCGAAACCAGTTGAAATCAGATATAACGCAACATTCTTCGGATCTCAAGAGCAAGGATTCTCTGGAAGATGACTTTTCCGATCAAGTTAAAAATGAACCCGTTTGGGTTCCGGATGCAACGACCACAACGAGTAGCAAGGAGCATCTTTCACCAGAAAGAATTGAACCAATCGCATCTAGTCATGTGTCGGTCGGTGCCACGATCGCTACTGGTAGTGTGACAATGGATGCGGCATGTGACGACCGACCGCACAAATGCGGGTTCTGTAGCAAAGGTTTTGTGGCAGCTAACGACCTTAAACGACATACGCGTATACATACGGGAGACAAGCCGCATAAATGTCAAACCTGTGGCAAAGCTTTTATCGCAAGCAGCCAGTTGACACGCCACGTGCGTATTCACACAGGGGAACGGCCAAGCAAGTGCAGTCTCTGTGATAAAGTATTCATCTGCGGCAGTGATCTTACGAAGCACGAGAAACGAGTTCACACCAATGTGAGACCACATGTTTGTGACGTCTGCGGCAAAGGTTTCACTGAGAAAAGCCATCTCGCAAATCATATGCATACCCACACCGGTGATCGACCGTTCAAATGTGACACCTGTGGAGAAGGATTCACGGAAAACTGTAAGCTGACCAAGCACAAGCGCATTCATGCAAACGTGCGACAGTACAAGTGTGACACTTGTGGAAAAGATTTCCTGGAGAAAGGTGATCTGAAAAAGCACACTCGCATTCATACCGGCGAGCGACCCTATATCTGCGACATTTGTGGCAAAGGTTTCTCGGAGAGCAGTCACCTGTTACGACACCGCCGTACACATACGAATGACCGGCCGCACAAGTGTGACTTGTGTATAAAAACATTCCTGGTTGGCAAAGGACTTGCCAAGCATAAACTTGTGCATCTAGAAAAACCTTTCAGTTGTCCTGTGTGTGCTAAGGCCTACAGCGATAGCGATCAACTAACGCGGCACTTGACCATGCACAGTTTGGAGTGA
- the LOC129729115 gene encoding zinc finger protein ZFP2-like — MDELNEPIIINDNNNTIEKIVTGAEIATQQESSTESDGSSSILVKPEKDKYRRQCDFCGKGFDANTDLSRHRRIHTGERPHKCTICGKAFIACNQLARHLRIHTGERPHVCDVCGKTFICGGDLTKHKRTHSGAKPYGCEICGRLFNQRNHLLAHRFIHTGERPFQCNICGDEFTENRRLTVHKLKHTTERAHECDICSKRFTGNNAVKRHMRKMTGWCRCCLANDSEMMNVFGTLDEFASQICDMIMHCGGIMISEHDFLPKDICQTCLSDLRIAVRFRERCLKTENILQNTQLDVGDERTPKDINADPPSVPELRNSPSSDMTQIKTERITDENLGDPPSTKTETDSVPKDEQAVAGEANNWIVEEIKANIDVSRKQRYFTCDDCGKRFSNNLHFERHVLSHKSLPHVCEICGKEYSQTGHFFRHVKNHKGSERPYKCEVCGKEFIENGHLVRHMRIHTGVRPYSCKICGKDFIQSGNMKRHLLTHAQEEQHFQCDECGKQFIRLKHFKRHQLVHAGLKPHKCDICDKEFMLPGKLMHHMLLHTRNVRPYRCEVCEKTFVSKVLFEKHVKKHGLRQKKNQL; from the exons ATGGATGAGCTAAACGAACCAATAATaattaatgataataataatacaattgaaaaaattgtaaCTGGTGCAGAAATCGCAACGCAACAGGAATCCTCAACTGAAAGTGATGGTTCAAGCAGCATATTAGTAAAGCCAGAAAAGGATAAGTACCGTCGACAGTGTGATTTCTGCGGTAAAGGATTCGATGCCAATACTGATCTGTCGCGCCATAGACGAATTCACACCGGAGAGAGACCACACAAGTGCACCATCTGTGGAAAGGCTTTTATTGCGTGCAATCAGCTGGCCCGTCACCTTCGCATTCACACCGGGGAACGGCCACACGTGTGTGACGTCTGCGGTAAAACATTCATCTGCGGCGGCGATCTGACGAAGCACAAGCGCACACATTCCGGTGCGAAACCGTATGGGTGCGAAATTTGCGGTCGTCTGTTCAACCAAAGAAATCATCTGCTAGCCCACCGATTTATTCACACCGGCGAGCGGCCATTCCAGTGCAATATTTGTGGCGATGAATTCACGGAAAACAGACGACTGACCGTGCACAAGCTCAAGCACACGACGGAACGCGCTCATGAGTGCGATATATGTTCCAAACGGTTTACAGGCAATAATGCTGTTAAGCGGCACATGCGT AAAATGACGGGATGGTGCAGGTGTTGTTTGGCCAACGACAGCGAAATGATGAACGTATTTGGGACGTTAGATGAGTTTGCGAGTCAAATATGTGATATGATCATGCATTGTGGGGGTATAATG ATTTCAGAACATGACTTTTTACCGAAGGATATTTGCCAAACGTGTCTAAGTGATTTGAGGATCGCAGTTCGTTTTCGAGAACGATGTCTAAAGACGGAGAACATTTTGCAAAATACTCAACTCGATGTAGGTGATGAACGCACACCCAAGGACATAAATGCCGATCCTCCAAGTGTTCCCGAATTAAGGAACTCCCCGTCGTCTGACATGACCCAAATAAAAACGGAAAGGATCACTGATGAAAACCTCGGAGACCCGCCTTCTACGAAAACTGAAACGGATTCTGTCCCGAAAGATGAGCAAGCAGTTGCTGGTGAAGCAAATAATTGGATTGTAGAGGAAATAAAAGCAAACATCGACGTATCAAGAAAACAACGGTACTTTACATGCGACGATTGTGGAAAAAGGTTTTCAAATAACTTGCACTTTGAGCGACATGTCTTGTCTCACAAAAGTCTGCCGCACGTGTGTGAAATATGTGGCAAAGAATATTCTCAAACTGGTCACTTTTTCCGCCATGTGAAGAATCATAAGGGTTCAGAACGACCGTACAAATGTGAAGTTTGCGGAAAGGAGTTCATTGAAAATGGACACCTAGTGCGACATATGCGCATCCACACCGGAGTACGACCGTACAGCTGCAAAATATGTGGCAAAGATTTCATCCAAAGTGGAAATATGAAGCGACACCTGTTAACCCATGCTCAAGAGGAGCAGCATTTTCAATGTGATGAGTGTGGTAAGCAATTTATTCGTTTGAAGCACTTTAAACGCCACCAGCTAGTTCATGCTGGTCTCAAACCACATAAATGCGATATATGCGACAAAGAGTTTATGCTTCCTGGAAAATTAATGCATCACATGCTGCTGCACACCAGAAATGTGCGACCCTATCGATGTGAAGTCTGCGAAAAGACTTTTGTTTCGAAGGTTCTTTTTGAGAAACACGTAAAGAAGCATGGTTTGCGACAAAAGAAAAACCAACTGTGA